A single genomic interval of Cucumis sativus cultivar 9930 chromosome 7, Cucumber_9930_V3, whole genome shotgun sequence harbors:
- the LOC101209608 gene encoding protein ANTAGONIST OF LIKE HETEROCHROMATIN PROTEIN 1, whose amino-acid sequence MAPTKKSKKRNKDSKKLKKRKNLSVVPMEPRASDPDWWEIFWHKNCSLSGSPGRNDEAAGFKYFFRTSKKTFDYICSLVREDLISRPPSGLINIEGRLLSVEKQVAIAMRRLASGESQVSVGAAFGVGQSTVSQVTWRFVEALEQRAKHHLQWPSSSRLEEIKSQFEAFFGLPNCCGAIDATHIIMTLPAVQTSDDWCDTNNNYSMFLQGIVDHQMRFIDIVTGWPGAMTTSRLLKCSRIFKLCDAGERLNGNVKKFSGGSEIREYLVGGVGYPLLPWLITPYENDNLSPLNFNFNAVQGAAKLLAVRAFSQLKGSWRILNKVMWRPDKRKLPSIILVCCLLQNIIIDNGDELQPDVALSGHHDLGYQEHCCKQLDPLGNNLRENLAKHLHQNKERVCSS is encoded by the exons ATGGCGCCTACAAAGAAATCGAAGAAGCGCAACAAGGATTCCAAGAAACTGAAGAAACGTAAAAATTTGAGCGTTGTTCCCATGGAGCCCAGAGCATCAGACCCTGATTGGTGGGAAATTTTCTGGCACAAGAACTGTTCCCTCTCAG GTTCTCCTGGACGTAATGATGAAGCAGCTGGATTCAAGTATTTCTTTCGAACGTCGAAAAAAACTTTCGACTACATTTGTTCCCTCGTACGAGAGGATCTCATTTCAAGGCCACCGTCTGGGCTTATCAATATTGAAGGGAGACTTCTTAGTGTAGAGAAGCAGGTTGCAATTGCTATGCGAAGATTGGCATCGGGTGAATCGCAAGTTTCTGTGGGAGCTGCCTTTGGAGTTGGCCAGTCCACAGTCTCTCAGGTTACTTGGAGATTTGTCGAAGCTTTGGAGCAACGTGCGAAGCACCATCTTCAGTGGCCGAGTTCCTCTAGATTGGAGGAAATCAAATCACAGTTTGAAGCTTTCTTTGGTTTGCCTAATTGTTGTGGAGCCATAGATGCAACACACATCATTATGACACTTCCAGCTGTACAAACATCAGATGATTGGTGTGATACCAACAATAATTACAGTATGTTCTTGCAGGGAATTGTTGATCACCAGATGAGATTTATTGATATTGTAACTGGTTGGCCTGGGGCCATGACGACTAGTAGGTTATTAAAGTGTTCACGAATTTTCAAACTATGCGATGCCGGTGAACGTTTGAATGGGAATGTAAAGAAGTTCTCTGGAGGGTCAGAGATCAGAGAATACTTAGTTGGTGGAGTTGGTTATCCTCTTCTTCCTTGGTTGATTACTCCTTACGAAAATGATAACCTATCGCCGTTGAATTTCAACTTCAATGCTGTGCAAGGAGCTGCAAAATTGCTTGCTGTGAGGGCATTCTCTCAGTTGAAGGGCAGCTGGAGAATCCTCAACAAGGTGATGTGGAGACCCGATAAGCGGAAGCTGCCAAGCATTATACTGGTATGCTGTTTACTTCAAAACATTATAATTGACAATGGAGATGAGTTACAACCAGATGTTGCTTTATCTGGTCATCATGATTTGGGATATCAGGAGCATTGTTGTAAACAGTTAGATCCATTAGGGAACAATCTAAGGGAAAACTTAGCCAAGCACTTGCATCAAAATAAAGAGAGAGTTTGTTCTTCGTAA
- the LOC101205093 gene encoding factor of DNA methylation 1 yields MEYSSEEESDFSDSEINDYAEKPYEQLRTGKLVVKTANGILRCPFCMGKKKQDYKYKDLLQHASGVSKGSKNRNAKQKANHLALAKYLENELASEADQTQRPTPPTPISQDSEQELYVWPWMGVIVNIEAGEDRNTVCDSAYWIKKFAKYRPLDVYIFWNDNEPKAQAIVEFNNDWNGFVNATDFEKLFETNDHSKRNWKTKTGSSLDIYGWCARADDYNSNEPIGEFLRQRGKLRTVSDIVNEATQSRNTVVENLTHKIDLKNENLEELHCEYNEKTMSLSRMLAEKDQLHHAFVEETRKTQRLARNNVQRILEEQENLHQELEAKKKKLDSWSKQLNKREALTELERQKLDEEKKKNDMRNNSLQLASMEQRRADENVLRLVEEQKREKEEALSKILQLEKQLDAKQKLEMEIQELKGKLQVMKHLEDQDDEGVQQKMKEMGDDLDQKVEDLNDLQELNRTLVTKERESNDELQEARKELISGLQDQSSNARVNIGIKRMGDIDIKPFQNTCKHKFSPDEAMVQASTLCSLWQDNLTDPNWHPFKVVTIDGDSQENIDEDDEKLKGLKQEWGGEIYNAVVTALKEMNEYNPSGRYSVPELWNFKEDRKATLKEVINYIVKSIKSLKRKRT; encoded by the exons ATGGAGTACAGCAGTGAAGAAGAGTCAGATTTTAGTGACTCAGAGATCAATGACTACGCTGAGAAACCATATGAACAACTCAGAACTGGAAAGCTTGTTGTAAAAACAGCCAATGGAATTCTTAGATGCCCGTTCTGTATGGGCAAGAAGAAGCAGGACTACAAATATAAGGATTTACTCCAGCATGCTTCTGGAGTCAGTAAAGGCTCTAAGAACAGGAATGCTAAACAAAAGGCTAACCATCTTGCTTTAGCCAAATATCTGGAGAATGAGCTTGCTTCTGAAGCAGACCAGACACAGCGTCCAACTCCACCAACTCCTATCAGTCAGGATTCTGAACAGGAGCTTTATGTATGGCCATGGATGGGTGTTATAGTCAATATAGAGGCAGGGGAGGACAGAAATACAGTCTGCGATTCAGCGTATTGGATAAAAAAGTTTGCTAAATACAGACCTTTAGATGTGTATATTTTTTGGAATGATAATGAACCGAAAGCTCAGGCCATAGTTGAATTCAACAATGATTGGAATGGTTTTGTGAATGCAACGGACTTCGAAAAGTTGTTTGAGACCAACGATCATAGCAAAAGGAATTGGAAAACCAAGACTGGTTCAAGCTTGGATATTTATGGTTGGTGTGCACGGGCTGATGATTATAATTCAAATGAGCCTATAGGAGAGTTTCTTCGACAAAGAGGGAAATTGAGGACTGTCTCAGACATCGTGAATGAAGCAACTCAAAGTAGAAATACTGTTGTGGAGAATCTGACacataaaattgatttgaaaaatgaaaacctgGAGGAACTACACTGCGAGTACAATGAGAAGACAATGTCTTTGAGTAGGATGCTTGCAGAGAAAGACCAGCTTCATCATGCTTTTGTTGAAG AAACTAGAAAGACACAAAGACTTGCACGAAATAATGTTCAAAGAATATtagaagaacaagaaaactTGCACCAAGAATTGgaggcaaagaaaaagaaacttgatTCCTGGAGCAAGCAATTGAACAAACGTGAAGCATTGACTGAACTTGAGAGACAAAAACTtgatgaagagaagaaaaag AATGATATGAGGAACAATTCGCTTCAATTGGCTTCTATGGAACAGAGAAGGGCTGATGAAAATGTCTTACGTCTTGTTGAAGAACAGAAG agagagaaagaagaggcTTTAAGCAAAATTCTTCAGCTGGAAAAGCAGCTGGATGCCAAGCAGAAGCTGGAAATGGAAATTCAAGAATTGAAAGGAAAACTACAGGTTATGAAGCATCTTGAGGATCAAGATGATGAAGGAGTGCaacaaaagatgaaagaaatgGGTGATGATTTAGATCAAAAGGTTGAGGATTTGAATGATTTGCAGGAGTTGAATCGAACTCTTGTTACCAAGGAGCGTGAAAGCAATGATGAGTTACAAGAGGCTCGTAAAGAATTAATAAGT GGATTGCAAGATCAATCATCAAATGCTCGTGTTAATATTGGAATAAAGAGAATGGGAGATATTGACATCAAACCGTTCCAGAACACTtgcaaacataaattttctcCTGATGAGGCAATGGTGCAAGCCTCCACTTTATGCTCCTTGTGGCAGGATAATTTGACGGATCCAAATTGGCATCCATTTAAAGTTGTTACTATCGATGGGGATTCCCAG GAGAATATTGATGAGGACGATGAGAAACTGAAAGGTCTCAAGCAGGAATGGGGTGGTGAGATATACAATGCGGTCGTTACTGCCCTTaaagaaatgaatgaatataatCCAAGTGGTCGATATTCTGTGCCTGAGCTATGGAACTTTAAGGAAGACAGGAAAGCTACTTTGAAGGAGGTCATCAACTATATTGTTAAGAGCATCAAGTCACTGAAACGAAAGAGAACATGA